One window from the genome of Xenorhabdus bovienii SS-2004 encodes:
- the topA gene encoding type I DNA topoisomerase, translated as MGKALVIVESPAKAKTINKYLGNDYVVKSSVGHIRDLPTSGAASQKSSNSSTDKNKKKKDEKTALVNRMGVDPYHGWEADYQILPGKEKVVAELKMLAEKADHIYLATDLDREGEAIAWHLREVIGGGEARFSRVVFNEITKNAITQAFDNPGELNIDRVNAQQARRFMDRVVGYMVSPLLWKKVARGLSAGRVQSVAVRLIVEREREIKAFVPEEYWQLHADLMAKGDIDLHMEVTHEGGKPFKPINAQQTQAAVSLLEKARYKVLDREDRPTSSKPGAPFITSTLQQAASTRLGFGVKKTMMMAQRLYEAGHITYMRTDSTNLSQDALDMVRGYINDQFGDKYLPKTANIYSNKENSQEAHEAIRPSSVDVMAEELKDMEADAQKLYQLIWRQFIACQMMPAKYDSTTLTIQAGNFELRAKGRTLRFDGWTKVMPALRKGDEDHTLPVVEVGTELDLKQLSPSQHFTKPSARFSEASLVRELEKRGIGRPSTYASIISTIQDRGYVRGENRRFYAEKMGEIVNDRLEENFNELMSYDFTARMEDQLDHVANNEANWKGVLDEFFTNFSEQLDVASKDPDEGGMRPNPMVSTSIDCPTCSRPMGIRTATTGVFLGCSGYTLSPKERCKQTINLIPENEILNILEGDEAETNALRARHRCKECGTAMDSYLIDNQRKLHVCGNNPACDGYEVEEGEFRIKGYDGPIVECDKCGSEMHLKMGRFGKYMGCTSEECKNTRKILRSGEVAPPKEDPVPLPELPCEKSDAYFVLRDGAAGVFLAASTFPKSRETRAPLVEELVKFKDRLPEKLCYLAKAPVADPEGHKTVVRFSRKTKQQYVSSEKNGKATGWAAFFVDGAWVVKEK; from the coding sequence ATGGGTAAAGCTCTTGTTATAGTGGAGTCCCCGGCAAAAGCCAAAACAATCAATAAATATCTGGGGAATGACTACGTTGTAAAATCCAGTGTAGGTCATATCCGTGATTTGCCGACCAGTGGAGCAGCGAGTCAAAAGAGTTCGAACTCATCAACTGATAAGAATAAAAAGAAAAAGGATGAGAAGACAGCGCTGGTTAACCGAATGGGAGTTGATCCCTATCACGGTTGGGAAGCGGATTACCAAATTTTGCCTGGTAAGGAAAAAGTTGTCGCAGAACTGAAAATGCTTGCTGAAAAAGCCGATCATATCTATCTCGCGACGGATCTTGACCGTGAAGGGGAAGCCATTGCATGGCACCTACGAGAGGTTATTGGTGGAGGAGAGGCTCGTTTCAGTCGGGTTGTATTTAATGAGATCACCAAAAATGCTATCACTCAGGCTTTCGACAATCCTGGTGAACTGAATATCGACCGTGTAAATGCACAGCAGGCGCGCCGTTTTATGGATCGCGTCGTGGGTTATATGGTTTCACCTCTGTTGTGGAAGAAAGTCGCCAGAGGGCTGTCTGCCGGGCGCGTTCAATCCGTGGCGGTTCGCCTTATCGTTGAGCGGGAACGTGAAATCAAGGCCTTTGTGCCAGAAGAATACTGGCAATTACACGCGGACTTAATGGCTAAAGGAGACATTGATCTTCATATGGAAGTCACCCATGAAGGGGGAAAACCATTCAAGCCCATTAACGCACAGCAAACACAGGCTGCGGTATCCTTGCTTGAAAAAGCCAGATACAAAGTTCTTGATCGTGAAGACCGCCCGACGTCCAGTAAACCGGGCGCGCCATTCATTACTTCAACACTGCAACAGGCTGCCAGTACGCGGCTTGGGTTCGGTGTCAAGAAAACGATGATGATGGCACAGCGGTTATATGAAGCAGGACACATCACGTACATGCGCACAGACTCGACTAATTTGAGTCAGGATGCACTGGACATGGTTCGTGGTTATATCAATGATCAATTTGGTGACAAATATTTGCCAAAAACGGCCAATATCTATAGCAATAAGGAAAATTCGCAGGAGGCTCATGAAGCTATCCGGCCTTCCAGTGTAGATGTCATGGCGGAAGAACTAAAAGATATGGAAGCCGATGCACAAAAACTGTATCAGCTTATCTGGCGCCAGTTCATTGCCTGTCAAATGATGCCAGCGAAATACGATTCCACTACGCTGACAATTCAGGCGGGGAATTTTGAACTCCGTGCCAAAGGTCGTACATTGCGTTTTGATGGTTGGACTAAAGTGATGCCAGCATTGCGCAAGGGGGATGAAGATCATACTTTACCAGTGGTTGAAGTTGGCACTGAACTTGATTTGAAACAGTTGAGCCCAAGCCAGCATTTCACGAAACCATCGGCACGTTTCAGTGAAGCATCTCTAGTCAGAGAGTTGGAAAAGCGTGGCATTGGTCGCCCATCAACCTATGCATCAATTATTTCAACTATTCAGGATCGTGGTTATGTGCGGGGTGAAAACCGTCGATTTTATGCGGAAAAAATGGGTGAAATCGTTAATGATCGTTTAGAAGAGAACTTCAACGAATTAATGAGCTATGATTTTACCGCAAGAATGGAAGACCAGCTCGATCACGTCGCCAATAACGAAGCTAATTGGAAAGGGGTACTGGACGAGTTTTTTACCAATTTCAGTGAACAGCTTGATGTTGCTAGCAAAGATCCTGATGAAGGCGGTATGCGTCCGAATCCAATGGTGAGCACTTCTATTGATTGTCCGACGTGTAGTCGCCCAATGGGTATTCGCACAGCGACAACGGGGGTATTTCTTGGCTGCTCTGGCTATACGCTATCACCGAAAGAACGTTGCAAGCAAACCATCAATTTAATCCCGGAAAACGAAATTCTGAACATTCTTGAAGGGGATGAGGCGGAAACTAATGCATTGCGTGCCCGCCATCGCTGTAAAGAATGTGGTACAGCGATGGATAGCTATCTTATTGATAACCAACGTAAGTTACATGTTTGTGGTAATAACCCAGCATGTGATGGTTATGAAGTGGAAGAAGGCGAATTCCGAATCAAAGGTTATGATGGCCCAATCGTTGAGTGTGATAAATGTGGTTCAGAAATGCACTTAAAAATGGGGCGTTTCGGTAAATACATGGGATGTACAAGCGAAGAGTGCAAAAACACCCGTAAGATCCTCCGGAGCGGAGAAGTCGCCCCACCGAAAGAAGATCCAGTTCCATTGCCTGAACTGCCATGTGAAAAATCGGATGCCTATTTTGTTCTGCGCGATGGTGCTGCCGGCGTATTTCTTGCAGCTAGTACGTTCCCCAAATCGCGAGAAACCCGAGCACCGCTGGTTGAGGAACTTGTCAAGTTCAAGGATCGCTTGCCAGAGAAGCTATGCTATCTGGCCAAGGCTCCTGTTGCTGACCCTGAAGGGCATAAAACAGTAGTACGTTTTAGCCGTAAGACGAAGCAGCAATATGTATCTTCGGAGAAAAACGGTAAGGCGACCGGGTGGGCAGCATTTTTTGTTGATGGTGCTTGGGTAGTAAAAGAAAAGTAA
- the sohB gene encoding protease SohB: protein MEYLSLYGLFLAKVATVVLAVVVLAVFCIGLGVRKTTQKGELRLTNLGESYREKQRQMQQARMNDAEQKIWQKALKKQQKNDAKQKKAEAKASQKVLQKSNLYVLDFKGSMDAHEVDSLREEISAILAVADSKDEVLLRLESPGGMVHGYGLAASQLARLRQKGIRLTIAVDKVAASGGYMMACVADRIIAAPFAIIGSIGVVAQLPNIHRLLKKNDIDVELHTAGEYKRTLTVLGENTEQGRQKFQEDLNETHQLFKSFIYQHRPSLDVEKVATGEYWYGTQAKENGLIDDVGVSDDFLIEQIEHCEVIGVSYSRRKRVIERFMGSAMENVDKLFMRWWQRGEKPLF from the coding sequence GTGGAGTATTTGTCTCTATATGGACTGTTCTTGGCCAAAGTAGCTACTGTGGTATTAGCAGTCGTCGTTCTTGCAGTATTTTGTATTGGATTGGGTGTACGTAAAACCACGCAGAAAGGTGAATTGCGTCTGACCAATCTGGGTGAATCATACAGGGAAAAACAGCGCCAGATGCAGCAGGCTCGGATGAATGATGCAGAGCAGAAAATTTGGCAAAAGGCGTTAAAAAAACAGCAGAAAAATGATGCCAAGCAGAAAAAGGCAGAGGCTAAAGCGAGTCAGAAAGTTTTACAGAAATCGAACCTTTATGTTCTGGATTTTAAAGGCAGTATGGATGCCCATGAAGTTGATTCTCTCCGTGAAGAGATAAGTGCCATACTCGCTGTGGCAGATAGCAAAGATGAAGTGTTACTACGTTTAGAAAGCCCCGGCGGTATGGTACATGGTTATGGGCTTGCTGCATCTCAGTTGGCTCGTTTGCGGCAGAAAGGAATACGTTTGACGATTGCCGTGGATAAAGTTGCCGCAAGTGGTGGTTACATGATGGCTTGTGTGGCAGATCGTATTATTGCTGCCCCTTTTGCGATTATTGGTTCTATCGGTGTTGTGGCTCAACTCCCGAATATCCACCGATTGCTCAAGAAAAATGATATTGATGTAGAACTGCATACTGCCGGGGAATACAAGCGTACTCTGACTGTTCTGGGAGAAAATACTGAGCAAGGACGGCAGAAGTTTCAAGAAGATCTGAACGAAACTCATCAATTATTTAAATCATTTATTTATCAGCATCGTCCATCTCTGGATGTGGAAAAAGTAGCCACTGGCGAATATTGGTATGGTACGCAGGCAAAAGAAAATGGGTTAATTGATGATGTGGGTGTTAGTGATGATTTCCTGATTGAACAGATCGAACACTGTGAAGTTATTGGGGTCAGCTATTCCCGTCGTAAACGTGTGATAGAACGTTTCATGGGGAGCGCAATGGAGAATGTTGATAAATTGTTTATGCGCTGGTGGCAAAGAGGCGAAAAGCCATTGTTCTGA
- a CDS encoding YciK family oxidoreductase, with the protein MLDYQPNHDLLQQKIILVTGAGDGIGREAALTYARYGAQVILLGRTTAKLEAVKQQIENEGGLPVTIYTIDLLTVTAEECQAFADELTQRYPRLDGVLHNAGLLGVVAPVLEQPVQLWHEVMQVNVNATFMLTQVLIPLLLKSPKGSLVFTSSSVGRVGRSGWGAYAVSKFATEGLMQVLAQEYQEIGLRINCINPGGTRTGMRASAFPDENATKLKIPAEIMPIYLYLMGDDSLSDSGISFDAQPGRKAGPAK; encoded by the coding sequence ATGTTAGATTACCAACCCAATCATGATCTGCTGCAACAGAAAATCATTTTAGTCACCGGTGCCGGAGACGGCATTGGTCGTGAAGCGGCGCTAACTTATGCTCGCTACGGTGCACAGGTTATTTTGCTGGGGCGCACAACAGCAAAACTGGAAGCGGTCAAACAGCAAATCGAAAACGAAGGCGGCTTACCGGTTACCATTTATACAATAGATCTTTTAACCGTGACGGCCGAAGAATGCCAGGCCTTTGCAGATGAACTCACTCAACGTTATCCCCGTTTGGACGGGGTATTGCACAACGCAGGTCTGCTGGGTGTTGTCGCACCTGTCCTAGAACAACCTGTTCAGCTTTGGCATGAAGTCATGCAAGTGAATGTCAACGCGACTTTCATGCTGACTCAGGTGTTAATTCCCCTGTTATTAAAATCCCCCAAAGGCTCTCTGGTATTTACCAGTTCCAGTGTGGGGCGTGTAGGAAGGAGTGGCTGGGGTGCATATGCTGTTTCTAAATTTGCGACAGAAGGTCTAATGCAGGTTTTAGCGCAGGAGTATCAAGAAATCGGCTTGCGTATTAACTGCATTAATCCTGGAGGGACACGCACCGGTATGCGTGCGAGTGCATTTCCTGATGAAAATGCGACCAAATTAAAAATCCCGGCCGAGATCATGCCGATCTACCTCTATCTGATGGGTGATGACAGCCTGAGTGATTCAGGTATCAGCTTTGATGCTCAGCCGGGTCGTAAAGCGGGGCCTGCCAAATAA
- a CDS encoding DUF2498 family protein: MKSTVAFNIFKHLAHRLSEKYHLADDKFDQVISNRLFIIVRVIREIQTATLLPFIVL; this comes from the coding sequence GTGAAAAGCACCGTTGCGTTTAATATTTTTAAACATTTAGCACATAGATTATCCGAAAAATATCATTTAGCAGACGATAAATTTGATCAGGTAATCTCTAACAGATTATTCATTATTGTGCGGGTAATAAGGGAGATCCAAACTGCCACCTTATTACCCTTTATTGTTTTATAA
- the cobO gene encoding cob(I)yrinic acid a,c-diamide adenosyltransferase, producing MPMDNGQYKKRQQRLKEKVDARIEAAQQKRGIVIIFTGNGKGKTTAAFGTVTRTIGHGQRAGVIQFIKGTWESGERNLLAQQGVEFHVMATGFTWETQNRETDIAACQAVWQHALTMLSDSSLQLVVLDELTYMVSYKYLDLIDVLTALKQRPIHQSVIITGRGCHRELLELADTITEMRPVKHAFDAGIKAQKGVDW from the coding sequence ATGCCAATGGATAACGGACAGTACAAAAAAAGACAACAGCGCCTGAAAGAAAAAGTTGATGCCCGTATTGAGGCGGCTCAACAAAAACGAGGGATCGTCATAATATTCACCGGTAATGGTAAAGGGAAAACAACCGCTGCGTTTGGCACAGTCACTCGTACAATCGGCCATGGTCAGCGTGCTGGTGTTATTCAATTTATCAAGGGAACTTGGGAAAGCGGCGAAAGGAACCTGCTGGCACAACAGGGTGTTGAGTTTCATGTCATGGCGACAGGGTTTACATGGGAAACGCAAAACCGTGAAACTGATATCGCAGCCTGCCAAGCTGTATGGCAACATGCCCTGACGATGTTATCCGACTCCTCATTGCAGCTTGTCGTTTTGGATGAGCTGACCTATATGGTCAGTTACAAATATCTTGACCTAATCGATGTACTGACCGCACTTAAACAACGTCCTATCCATCAGTCTGTCATTATTACCGGACGGGGCTGCCATCGTGAATTACTTGAACTTGCAGATACTATTACAGAAATGCGCCCAGTAAAACATGCGTTTGATGCGGGAATAAAAGCTCAGAAAGGGGTTGATTGGTAA
- the cysB gene encoding HTH-type transcriptional regulator CysB, whose amino-acid sequence MKLQQLRYIVEVVNHNLNVSSTAEGLYTSQPGISKQVRMLEDELGIQIFARSGKHLTHVTPAGEEVVRISREVLSKIESIRSVASEHTYPDRGSLYIATTHTQARYALPPVIKGFIERYPNVSLHMHQGSPTQIAEEVCKGNSDFAIATEALHLYSDLIMLPCYHWNRSVVVTKDHPLAARQNVTIEELAEYPIVTYTFGFTGRSELDVAFDQAGLKPKIVFTATDADVIKTYVRLGLGVGVIASMAVEPVQDSDLVRIDMRDKFSYSTTKIGFRRSSFLRSYMYDFIWRFAPHLTRDVVDKAIALRSNEEIEDMFKDIELPIA is encoded by the coding sequence ATGAAACTACAGCAATTACGTTATATTGTAGAGGTGGTTAACCATAATCTGAATGTATCTTCTACGGCAGAAGGATTGTACACCTCTCAACCAGGGATCAGCAAACAAGTCAGAATGCTTGAAGATGAATTGGGTATCCAAATATTTGCTCGCAGTGGCAAACATCTGACTCATGTCACACCGGCTGGTGAAGAAGTTGTCCGTATTTCACGTGAGGTACTGTCAAAAATTGAGTCAATCCGTTCCGTAGCCAGTGAACATACTTATCCGGATCGTGGGTCTCTGTATATTGCAACTACACACACCCAAGCAAGATATGCCTTACCTCCTGTTATCAAAGGTTTTATTGAGCGCTATCCCAATGTTTCGCTTCATATGCATCAAGGTTCACCCACTCAAATCGCGGAAGAAGTCTGTAAGGGCAACAGCGATTTTGCGATAGCAACCGAAGCACTTCATCTCTATAGCGATCTTATTATGTTGCCTTGTTATCATTGGAACCGTTCTGTAGTGGTTACGAAAGATCATCCTCTGGCGGCCAGGCAAAACGTAACGATTGAAGAATTGGCGGAATATCCGATTGTGACATACACCTTTGGTTTTACGGGGCGTTCTGAGTTAGATGTTGCCTTTGACCAGGCTGGTCTTAAACCTAAAATAGTATTCACAGCGACAGATGCTGATGTAATTAAGACTTATGTTCGGTTAGGGCTAGGAGTTGGCGTGATTGCCAGCATGGCGGTAGAACCTGTTCAGGACAGTGATTTGGTGCGCATTGATATGCGTGATAAATTCAGTTATAGCACGACAAAGATTGGTTTCCGTCGCAGTAGTTTCCTGCGTAGTTATATGTATGATTTTATCTGGCGTTTTGCTCCGCATTTAACACGAGATGTGGTTGATAAAGCTATCGCGTTGCGATCTAATGAAGAAATTGAAGATATGTTCAAGGACATCGAATTACCGATAGCATAA